aaataagcaTGGATGTCGTAGCACATTAAAATCTAGGAAGGTGCCATTTCTGTTAGACATCTGTCACATAATCAGCGAAACAACTACCGTAGTTTAGGTTGGGATGCTATCAATAGTGACATTTTTCTATGAGAATATGAATTATAAGGTCCAAAggatatacatttaaaattagcTTTTGAGGAATCAACTTCACATTTATTGTGTACCTGTTGTATTCCAGATAATGTGCTTGGAACTGGACACAGAAATTGTTCCAACACAACACATTAGTTATGTCTTTGGGATAAGATGCGCTTGATCACTTCTGAGCTACATCTAATGCATCCGTAGGGATGGATAGGCACAGTACTCTAATTTCTGCAAAGAATAGATTTCACTACAGCTGTAATCATGAGCAGTGTTTGTGACGTTCACACAGAGGGATCTGGATATACTGATGAAAATCCAACAGAGATGGCTTTTtactaatgaaaatatttatcaattttaattttgaaaaaaaaaaatggaacacaaCCTTTTAAAGGAGCTAtttaggccaggtgtggtggtacacatctttaatcccagcacttgggaggcagaacagGTAAatttcatgagtttgaggccagcctggtctacatagtgagttccaggacagtcagaactatGTGGAAAGACTGTCTTAAAAGTGTATTTAGGACTTCCTAGATGGGAGATTCACTGATTCTGCTTGCTGTCCATCCTCTTTCTGGCACAGAGTTTTCCAGAGCACATGTCCATGGCTGCCTGGAGTCTCTCTGGTAATTGTGTGGATGTTTCTCAGCCAGTTGGGGGGAGGTCTCACATTTGAAACAGCGACCTTTTCATGtcaagatgttttattttaaatattacttttcACACAGCACAgttcaagttgtgtgtgtgtgtgcatgcaagcacgcattttaatattctttagttTCTACAAACTAGACTGAAAACATGGCTAACCGTAACTTCTGGGTAATCACTAAAACCTTCAAGTGAAGAGAGGAAAACCATTTTTCTTGGTAGAATCATAATCGCTTAATGAATAATTTTAAGGGTAGATCCCCATAAATGGCCTCCTTCGAATTCACACCCCTCACAGGGATGGCACAGCAGCCACATGACAGTGATCTCTCACTGGAATACCACTCCAGTTGAAAACTCTAAAATCCAGTATTCTCTTTTTATACTCTTTCATGCATTTGGAAGGTAACGTGGCGAACCTAGGGAATTATATAGAAAGCAAGCTCGTCACCTCATTTCTAACCAAAGGGTCCTAATATAAAACGGCAAAATTAGGAATTCTTGTATTTGTTTTCTGCCTAATGTTTTTGGGAGCTCCACACGTTGCAGGAGAGGGAATCCAGTCAGGTGTTAATAGGCAGACCCATAGTTAGCGGGGGAAACGTTCTCTCTCTAGAATGAACTTCCCCTTCTACAGAGACAAGGCACTTAACCTTTAAGTATCTTACTTAGAAAGTAAAATTAACCTTCCAGAAGTAACCCTACTTACAAATTCTATGTTACACAGTCTGTGTTTCACGATAGATAATATATTCTGTGAAGATGCTGGTTCAACTATCTCATGAATATGTCTTTTTACTCCAAAACAAGCAAAAGTTTTAATACTATAGAAGGCTTTAGGTTAGAGCCTCCTCACTCCCGACAACCCCTTCAAAGCAGTCTCAGGAGTGCCACTGCTTGCTGCCTAAGTCCAGGTGCTGAGGGGGCAATGTGAAGGGCTTGAGCGTCGAGCGAGAAAGGCACTAAGCAAAGCGGTCTACGTGATAAATAGTGAACATAAAGGCACAGGCAAGTAAGCCATGCTTTCCATAAGCAATGTTGGTTAACTTTTATCACAGACCATCAGTGGTCTGCTTCCTCCTGCTAGGGTTttcaagagaggaaaaaaaatgtagaacaGGAAGACAGGTGGAGGAGGACAgagaaaattggaaaataaaatctgatgtgggagagaaaaatatatttagcaaaatattttctttaaaaagaccaGAGTCACTGCTCCCGGCGTTTTTCTCAAGGATCCTTAAGGTACCAGGGCGGACCTGGACTCCTGGACTCCCAAGCAGTTTGCCAGAGTTCCAACTCTGATAGATGTCTGTCAGATGTTAGAATGTCTATTTATGTGTTAGCCTGGAAAACAAGGCTATGTgaccaaaataataacaaatcaagagctggttctttaagaaatagCAAATGTCTGATTGTGGAATTAACATTATAGTAACTCCCCACGTCTGACTTTGGGGTAATGTGTCCCCGAGATACCCGGAAATAGGGTGAAATGATCACGACTAAGTTCATTATAATTCTTAATAACACAAATGAACGAATGAAGTACCAATGTGGGTACTTATTGTGATTATAAATTGTATGAGGTCTTGGGAAACGGAGATGAGGATGTATACATCTCTCAGGAGCATTTCTGCATCTTAGAGTCACCAATCTGGAGCAGGATTCAGAAGCAAGATTTAGATCCCAAGTTGCTGTTTAATGAGAAGAAAGAGTGATGGAGCAAAACAGGAAGCGTGacatctgggtgtgtgtgtgtgtgtgtgtgtgttcgtgtgcgtgtgcgcatgcatgtgtgtgtcacccCTAAGCAATGGCAATGCATGGGAGGGCACCATTGGGCTTTATACACTCAGAACTATCAGCACCGCTGAACTATCAGGACACTAAAGGGCGGTGGCCACTCAGTATCAGTTCTACAGgtcgggggcggggggtgggggggataaaAGTCAGGCAGCTGTTGTGATCTAAAAGAGTGGAGGCCCCTAACTTGTGAAAGGAACAAGCTTCCACGTCTCTGTCCACATAAAGGTGGGAGAAGAAGACATCTAAGCAAGGAGCACAGCATAGGAATTGAAGTGGCATCGAACTTCTGGATCCTTTGGAAAGACTCTAAAATCCACTACTATCTCCACAGTAAAGGGGGCAGCCATTATCCTGGCACCAAACTGCTCTCTACCACTTTCCTCGCACTGACTATATTCATCATACTCagaacattacttttttttttttttttgaaggactTAAAAAAATCCCTTCTCCTGGTTGTCAATACAAATAGAAGAAAACCATTGGGATGTGTTGGTCTCAGATCAGACTCTGATGCAATCTTTAGGGAAGGAACCAACCCACCAGTCCAGATTAGTGATCTCTACAGCTGCAGAAACATTTTTTTGGTTTCAATTCCTGAAAAAGAAGTTAGAAAACAGGCTGTTAACAACACAGGTCACACAACTCACAGCCCTCGTTCACAGTCCCAGACTGTGAAGCCAGCTCTCTGGCATAAAGCCCCGGGCCCTGGCGGGTGTATGTGTATACAGGAGGCCAGCTCTCCCTACCGTGGGGAGTTGAATCCACTGTCCACCGTGATGCTGCTGCTATCCATGCTGTCCAGCCGGGCTGAGTGGGTGGCTCTCTGGTTGCTGCTGCTATCAGTTTCTTTTGGGGTGAGGAGGGTGAGGTTTTTCTCAAACTTCCTCTGCaagtctctttccttctccctctccaggAGCCACTGCATGGTGCCCACATCATCTCTGTTTTTCTCCTCCTCCGCGTTTTTGTTGGCCCCCTCCTCGGAGTCGTCGTCATCAGAGACGTTGTAATAGTCAAAAGAAGCCTCCTGGTTCCCTCCAGGCTCCTGCTGACGTTGGGATGGAGGCATGGCTTGGGCCGCGGATGTCCCAAGGGAAGGTTCCAGTTTCTCACAACGGCCTGGCAGTGTGTCAACGGGTGACTTTGGGTGAGACTTGAGGAGGGACAAGCTAGATTTGTGATAGCTGTTTACAGACAGGGTGCTGTGTAGAGGTTTGAACAGTGTGTCTTTGCtgaatatttctttccttttgtccaGGCTGCTGGGTTCTGCGCTATGATGTTGGACAAGGCGGCCATTGGCTAACCCCTCTGCCACACCACCAGAGGCTGCAGGGCCCCCTCCTGGCCCTTTCGGTGACTCCTCCTTGTGCCCAACAGGTTCCCTGGAAGAATGGGGGGTCTGCCTCTCAGATGGAGACAGCTTTTTTACCCCCTCCACCAAGGTCAAAGTGTCATGGTCCTCCTTATTCTTCCCTAAAGGGGACGGTGCTGTGAGTACGGTCTCACTCGAGGTGTTGCACTGAAAATAGTCATCCACAGCTGTTTTAGCCGGGCAAGGGCTGAGTTCCCCATAGGACGGCATACTCTCAGGGGTTTTGCCTGGCTCCAGAAGGCTACAAGCACTAGAAGGTTCCTTGCTGCCACCAACTATTTCTGGAATGCATACCTCTTTGTAGCTGGCAGAAGGAATATGAGCCCTTTGATGACCAATCGTTTGCGCAGGCCTTAAAGTACTGTCATCAATGTATGATTGGCTCGGTGTTTGGTCATCTTGGCTGCAGCCTTCAGCCAGGTCTTCCGGAGTCCCGAGTGAAGAAGCGCCCAGGGGACCTTTGGAGTTATCCATAGACCTGGATCTCTCCTTGGCCTTGTTGGACCTCTCATTCCTGGATCTCCGGTCCTGGGTATGGCTGTGGCTTCGGTGCACTTTGGAGTGGGAGCTTCCCCTGGAGGGTTCGGGAAAGGGCATCTCCGTTCTCCTTTTGGCCAGTTCGCCAGACACATCCCATTCTGGCGTCATGGGGAAATGGGACTCGATCACGTTCGTGTTGCTATGCATGATGAAGTTGTCCCCTTTGTGTTCAATGATGAAGCAGCCCTCTCTGGGGGCCCTGGTTAGAGGGTCGCAAAATTCATACTCCCTCTCACCGGGGATATCCAGATGCGAGCCATCCGAAGGATCTCCTTTGGACACTCGCGTCTTGCTGTGTGACCGAGACTTCCCGTGGGACTTGCGGTGAGTCCGGCTCTTTTTactccttccactgtggtggGCGGAGGACCCGGCTTTGCTCCGGTGAGCTTTTTCTTCTTCAAGTTTCTTCATCAGGGCAGTGTGCCTCATGACATTTTCCACCGTCAAGTCTGGGTTGATCCGCCGGATGATCTCCATCTCCACTTCCCGAGGGATGGTCGTGGGCGTGTCCTCGTCTCGCAGAGGCCACTCCTCGGGAGGAAACTGGGCAGAGAAATTGGCCAGCTGTTTGGTCTTGTCTTTCTTAAAACTCAGCCGGAATAACTTGAGACCGAATTTTTTGGACTGCTTTTCACCATCTTTAGGTTTCGAGAGAGTTTCCGTCTTATAGGAGAAATTTATAGTGCTTTTGCTTTTTTCAGTGGGCGGCACCTGGCAGAGCGGAGGAGGGCAGTAAGGGTCTTTGCAGTCCTTGGCGGACTTCCTCTGCAGGGTGGAGGCATGCATGCTGTGCACGTCTTCTCGGCAGCAGTGGCAAGAGTCGCAGTGCTTTCTGGGTAATGTCCTTTCCCTGACGCAGCCTGAGGCAGAGGGCGTTATGGTTCCTGGTTGTGGCGAGGTGCACTGAGACCTGTCAGGTACCCTCTCGTCCAAGTGGTACCACTTACTGTTAGTTCTTATGAGGGAGGGAGTAATGAAATAAGTCTGTGGGGTCACAATGAAATAGCCATCCGGAGTCGGATAGATTTTCCTCTCCCGTACCAGTGTGTTTAGGGTATGCCGTAGAATTTCTTGGCTTGGGGTT
The Mus musculus strain C57BL/6J chromosome 8, GRCm38.p6 C57BL/6J genome window above contains:
- the Stox2 gene encoding storkhead-box protein 2 isoform 3 (isoform 3 is encoded by transcript variant 3) — translated: MKKTRSTTLRRAWPSSDFSDRASDRMRSRSEKDYRLHKRFPAAFAPQASRGYMTSGDVSPISMSPISQSQFIPLGEILCLAISAMNSARKPVTQEALMEHLTTCFPGVPTPSQEILRHTLNTLVRERKIYPTPDGYFIVTPQTYFITPSLIRTNSKWYHLDERVPDRSQCTSPQPGTITPSASGCVRERTLPRKHCDSCHCCREDVHSMHASTLQRKSAKDCKDPYCPPPLCQVPPTEKSKSTINFSYKTETLSKPKDGEKQSKKFGLKLFRLSFKKDKTKQLANFSAQFPPEEWPLRDEDTPTTIPREVEMEIIRRINPDLTVENVMRHTALMKKLEEEKAHRSKAGSSAHHSGRSKKSRTHRKSHGKSRSHSKTRVSKGDPSDGSHLDIPGEREYEFCDPLTRAPREGCFIIEHKGDNFIMHSNTNVIESHFPMTPEWDVSGELAKRRTEMPFPEPSRGSSHSKVHRSHSHTQDRRSRNERSNKAKERSRSMDNSKGPLGASSLGTPEDLAEGCSQDDQTPSQSYIDDSTLRPAQTIGHQRAHIPSASYKEVCIPEIVGGSKEPSSACSLLEPGKTPESMPSYGELSPCPAKTAVDDYFQCNTSSETVLTAPSPLGKNKEDHDTLTLVEGVKKLSPSERQTPHSSREPVGHKEESPKGPGGGPAASGGVAEGLANGRLVQHHSAEPSSLDKRKEIFSKDTLFKPLHSTLSVNSYHKSSLSLLKSHPKSPVDTLPGRCEKLEPSLGTSAAQAMPPSQRQQEPGGNQEASFDYYNVSDDDDSEEGANKNAEEEKNRDDVGTMQWLLEREKERDLQRKFEKNLTLLTPKETDSSSNQRATHSARLDSMDSSSITVDSGFNSPRN
- the Stox2 gene encoding storkhead-box protein 2 isoform X6 is translated as MHASTLQRKSAKDCKDPYCPPPLCQVPPTEKSKSTINFSYKTETLSKPKDGEKQSKKFGLKLFRLSFKKDKTKQLANFSAQFPPEEWPLRDEDTPTTIPREVEMEIIRRINPDLTVENVMRHTALMKKLEEEKAHRSKAGSSAHHSGRSKKSRTHRKSHGKSRSHSKTRVSKGDPSDGSHLDIPGEREYEFCDPLTRAPREGCFIIEHKGDNFIMHSNTNVIESHFPMTPEWDVSGELAKRRTEMPFPEPSRGSSHSKVHRSHSHTQDRRSRNERSNKAKERSRSMDNSKGPLGASSLGTPEDLAEGCSQDDQTPSQSYIDDSTLRPAQTIGHQRAHIPSASYKEVCIPEIVGGSKEPSSACSLLEPGKTPESMPSYGELSPCPAKTAVDDYFQCNTSSETVLTAPSPLGKNKEDHDTLTLVEGVKKLSPSERQTPHSSREPVGHKEESPKGPGGGPAASGGVAEGLANGRLVQHHSAEPSSLDKRKEIFSKDTLFKPLHSTLSVNSYHKSSLSLLKSHPKSPVDTLPGRCEKLEPSLGTSAAQAMPPSQRQQEPGGNQEASFDYYNVSDDDDSEEGANKNAEEEKNRDDVGTMQWLLEREKERDLQRKFEKNLTLLTPKETDSSSNQRATHSARLDSMDSSSITVDSGFNSPRN
- the Stox2 gene encoding storkhead-box protein 2 isoform X4, which codes for MSPISQSQFIPLGEILCLAISAMNSARKPVTQEALMEHLTTCFPGVPTPSQEILRHTLNTLVRERKIYPTPDGYFIVTPQTYFITPSLIRTNSKWYHLDERVPDRSQCTSPQPGTITPSASGCVRERTLPRKHCDSCHCCREDVHSMHASTLQRKSAKDCKDPYCPPPLCQVPPTEKSKSTINFSYKTETLSKPKDGEKQSKKFGLKLFRLSFKKDKTKQLANFSAQFPPEEWPLRDEDTPTTIPREVEMEIIRRINPDLTVENVMRHTALMKKLEEEKAHRSKAGSSAHHSGRSKKSRTHRKSHGKSRSHSKTRVSKGDPSDGSHLDIPGEREYEFCDPLTRAPREGCFIIEHKGDNFIMHSNTNVIESHFPMTPEWDVSGELAKRRTEMPFPEPSRGSSHSKVHRSHSHTQDRRSRNERSNKAKERSRSMDNSKGPLGASSLGTPEDLAEGCSQDDQTPSQSYIDDSTLRPAQTIGHQRAHIPSASYKEVCIPEIVGGSKEPSSACSLLEPGKTPESMPSYGELSPCPAKTAVDDYFQCNTSSETVLTAPSPLGKNKEDHDTLTLVEGVKKLSPSERQTPHSSREPVGHKEESPKGPGGGPAASGGVAEGLANGRLVQHHSAEPSSLDKRKEIFSKDTLFKPLHSTLSVNSYHKSSLSLLKSHPKSPVDTLPGRCEKLEPSLGTSAAQAMPPSQRQQEPGGNQEASFDYYNVSDDDDSEEGANKNAEEEKNRDDVGTMQWLLEREKERDLQRKFEKNLTLLTPKETDSSSNQRATHSARLDSMDSSSITVDSGFNSPRN
- the Stox2 gene encoding storkhead-box protein 2 isoform X3 translates to MSPISQSQFIPLGEILCLAISAMNSARKPVTQEALMEHLTTCFPGVPTPSQEILRHTLNTLVRERKIYPTPDGYFIVTPQTYFITPSLIRTNSKWYHLDERVPDRSQCTSPQPGTITPSASGCVRERTLPRKHCDSCHCCREDVHSMHASTLQRKSAKDCKDPYCPPPLCQVPPTEKSKSTINFSYKTETLSKPKDGEKQSKKFGLKLFRLSFKKDKTKQLANFSAQFPPEEWPLRDEDTPTTIPREVEMEIIRRINPDLTVENVMRHTALMKKLEEEKAHRSKAGSSAHHSGRSKKSRTHRKSHGKSRSHSKTRVSKGDPSDGSHLDIPGEREYEFCDPLTRAPREGCFIIEHKGDNFIMHSNTNVIESHFPMTPEWDVSGELAKRRTEMPFPEPSRGSSHSKVHRSHSHTQDRRSRNERSNKAKERSRSMDNSKGPLGASSLGTPEDLAEGCSQDDQTPSQSYIDDSTLRPAQTIGHQRAHIPSASYKEVCIPEIVGGSKEPSSACSLLEPGKTPESMPSYGELSPCPAKTAVDDYFQCNTSSETVLTAPSPLGKNKEDHDTLTLVEGVKKLSPSERQTPHSSREPVGHKEESPKGPGGGPAASGGVAEGLANGRLVQHHSAEPSSLDKRKEIFSKDTLFKPLHSTLSVNSYHKSSLSLLKSHPKSPVDTLPGRCEKLEPSLGTSAAQAMPPSQRQQEPGGNQEASFDYYNVSDDDDSEEGANKNAEEEKNRDDVGTMQWLLEREKERDLQRKFEKNLTLLTPKETDSSSNQRATHSARLDSMDSSSITVDSGFNSPRTRESLASNTSSIVESNRRQNPALSPAHGGAGPTFNFRASTDPPTSEAEKLQKPSNCLQASVTSV
- the Stox2 gene encoding storkhead-box protein 2 isoform X1, which gives rise to MEKFLQIAPHSLAIVLGPADSSAEEKPGTVQPSPPVPTQPRQLARHHIGYEIFADFKAENMQHFWNKKVTAAVAETFFLGWIDEQVLLIQGKEEHLEALREGWTRRALRPPSGFQIRCLGDVSPISMSPISQSQFIPLGEILCLAISAMNSARKPVTQEALMEHLTTCFPGVPTPSQEILRHTLNTLVRERKIYPTPDGYFIVTPQTYFITPSLIRTNSKWYHLDERVPDRSQCTSPQPGTITPSASGCVRERTLPRKHCDSCHCCREDVHSMHASTLQRKSAKDCKDPYCPPPLCQVPPTEKSKSTINFSYKTETLSKPKDGEKQSKKFGLKLFRLSFKKDKTKQLANFSAQFPPEEWPLRDEDTPTTIPREVEMEIIRRINPDLTVENVMRHTALMKKLEEEKAHRSKAGSSAHHSGRSKKSRTHRKSHGKSRSHSKTRVSKGDPSDGSHLDIPGEREYEFCDPLTRAPREGCFIIEHKGDNFIMHSNTNVIESHFPMTPEWDVSGELAKRRTEMPFPEPSRGSSHSKVHRSHSHTQDRRSRNERSNKAKERSRSMDNSKGPLGASSLGTPEDLAEGCSQDDQTPSQSYIDDSTLRPAQTIGHQRAHIPSASYKEVCIPEIVGGSKEPSSACSLLEPGKTPESMPSYGELSPCPAKTAVDDYFQCNTSSETVLTAPSPLGKNKEDHDTLTLVEGVKKLSPSERQTPHSSREPVGHKEESPKGPGGGPAASGGVAEGLANGRLVQHHSAEPSSLDKRKEIFSKDTLFKPLHSTLSVNSYHKSSLSLLKSHPKSPVDTLPGRCEKLEPSLGTSAAQAMPPSQRQQEPGGNQEASFDYYNVSDDDDSEEGANKNAEEEKNRDDVGTMQWLLEREKERDLQRKFEKNLTLLTPKETDSSSNQRATHSARLDSMDSSSITVDSGFNSPRTRESLASNTSSIVESNRRQNPALSPAHGGAGPTFNFRASTDPPTSEAEKLQKPSNCLQASVTSV
- the Stox2 gene encoding storkhead-box protein 2 isoform 4 (isoform 4 is encoded by transcript variant 4): MHASTLQRKSAKDCKDPYCPPPLCQVPPTEKSKSTINFSYKTETLSKPKDGEKQSKKFGLKLFRLSFKKDKTKQLANFSAQFPPEEWPLRDEDTPTTIPREVEMEIIRRINPDLTVENVMRHTALMKKLEEEKAHRSKAGSSAHHSGRSKKSRTHRKSHGKSRSHSKTRVSKGDPSDGSHLDIPGEREYEFCDPLTRAPREGCFIIEHKGDNFIMHSNTNVIESHFPMTPEWDVSGELAKRRTEMPFPEPSRGSSHSKVHRSHSHTQDRRSRNERSNKAKERSRSMDNSKGPLGASSLGTPEDLAEGCSQDDQTPSQSYIDDSTLRPAQTIGHQRAHIPSASYKEVCIPEIVGGSKEPSSACSLLEPGKTPESMPSYGELSPCPAKTAVDDYFQCNTSSETVLTAPSPLGKNKEDHDTLTLVEGVKKLSPSERQTPHSSREPVGHKEESPKGPGGGPAASGGVAEGLANGRLVQHHSAEPSSLDKRKEIFSKDTLFKPLHSTLSVNSYHKSSLSLLKSHPKSPVDTLPGRCEKLEPSLGTSAAQAMPPSQRQQEPGGNQEASFDYYNVSDDDDSEEGANKNAEEEKNRDDVGTMQWLLEREKERDLQRKFEKNLTLLTPKETDSSSNQRATHSARLDSMDSSSITVDSGFNSPRTRESLASNTSSIVESNRRQNPALSPAHGGAGPTFNFRASTDPPTSEAEKLQKPSNCLQASVTSV
- the Stox2 gene encoding storkhead-box protein 2 isoform X2 — translated: MRRELRMHWKGNSQPRYFFKIQGDVSPISMSPISQSQFIPLGEILCLAISAMNSARKPVTQEALMEHLTTCFPGVPTPSQEILRHTLNTLVRERKIYPTPDGYFIVTPQTYFITPSLIRTNSKWYHLDERVPDRSQCTSPQPGTITPSASGCVRERTLPRKHCDSCHCCREDVHSMHASTLQRKSAKDCKDPYCPPPLCQVPPTEKSKSTINFSYKTETLSKPKDGEKQSKKFGLKLFRLSFKKDKTKQLANFSAQFPPEEWPLRDEDTPTTIPREVEMEIIRRINPDLTVENVMRHTALMKKLEEEKAHRSKAGSSAHHSGRSKKSRTHRKSHGKSRSHSKTRVSKGDPSDGSHLDIPGEREYEFCDPLTRAPREGCFIIEHKGDNFIMHSNTNVIESHFPMTPEWDVSGELAKRRTEMPFPEPSRGSSHSKVHRSHSHTQDRRSRNERSNKAKERSRSMDNSKGPLGASSLGTPEDLAEGCSQDDQTPSQSYIDDSTLRPAQTIGHQRAHIPSASYKEVCIPEIVGGSKEPSSACSLLEPGKTPESMPSYGELSPCPAKTAVDDYFQCNTSSETVLTAPSPLGKNKEDHDTLTLVEGVKKLSPSERQTPHSSREPVGHKEESPKGPGGGPAASGGVAEGLANGRLVQHHSAEPSSLDKRKEIFSKDTLFKPLHSTLSVNSYHKSSLSLLKSHPKSPVDTLPGRCEKLEPSLGTSAAQAMPPSQRQQEPGGNQEASFDYYNVSDDDDSEEGANKNAEEEKNRDDVGTMQWLLEREKERDLQRKFEKNLTLLTPKETDSSSNQRATHSARLDSMDSSSITVDSGFNSPRTRESLASNTSSIVESNRRQNPALSPAHGGAGPTFNFRASTDPPTSEAEKLQKPSNCLQASVTSV
- the Stox2 gene encoding storkhead-box protein 2 isoform 1 (isoform 1 is encoded by transcript variant 1), with the translated sequence MKKTRSTTLRRAWPSSDFSDRASDRMRSRSEKDYRLHKRFPAAFAPQASRGYMTSGDVSPISMSPISQSQFIPLGEILCLAISAMNSARKPVTQEALMEHLTTCFPGVPTPSQEILRHTLNTLVRERKIYPTPDGYFIVTPQTYFITPSLIRTNSKWYHLDERVPDRSQCTSPQPGTITPSASGCVRERTLPRKHCDSCHCCREDVHSMHASTLQRKSAKDCKDPYCPPPLCQVPPTEKSKSTINFSYKTETLSKPKDGEKQSKKFGLKLFRLSFKKDKTKQLANFSAQFPPEEWPLRDEDTPTTIPREVEMEIIRRINPDLTVENVMRHTALMKKLEEEKAHRSKAGSSAHHSGRSKKSRTHRKSHGKSRSHSKTRVSKGDPSDGSHLDIPGEREYEFCDPLTRAPREGCFIIEHKGDNFIMHSNTNVIESHFPMTPEWDVSGELAKRRTEMPFPEPSRGSSHSKVHRSHSHTQDRRSRNERSNKAKERSRSMDNSKGPLGASSLGTPEDLAEGCSQDDQTPSQSYIDDSTLRPAQTIGHQRAHIPSASYKEVCIPEIVGGSKEPSSACSLLEPGKTPESMPSYGELSPCPAKTAVDDYFQCNTSSETVLTAPSPLGKNKEDHDTLTLVEGVKKLSPSERQTPHSSREPVGHKEESPKGPGGGPAASGGVAEGLANGRLVQHHSAEPSSLDKRKEIFSKDTLFKPLHSTLSVNSYHKSSLSLLKSHPKSPVDTLPGRCEKLEPSLGTSAAQAMPPSQRQQEPGGNQEASFDYYNVSDDDDSEEGANKNAEEEKNRDDVGTMQWLLEREKERDLQRKFEKNLTLLTPKETDSSSNQRATHSARLDSMDSSSITVDSGFNSPRTRESLASNTSSIVESNRRQNPALSPAHGGAGPTFNFRASTDPPTSEAEKLQKPSNCLQASVTSV